The genomic interval GTGGCCCGCGCGGTCAGCCAGTAGGAGCCGTCGGCAACGTTCTTCCATTGGATCTGGTACGGCGCTTTGCTCGCGGTGCCGATGACCTGATCGCCGGCGAAGAACTCGACCTTCGCGAGCTGACCGCCCTTCGCGGCGGCTGCGTCGGCCTTGATCGTCACGGTCGGCGCGGTCCGGCCCGGGATGGTCTGGTTCTGCGACGGGCTGGTGATCCGGATCGCGGGGTTGCCGACCGGGTCCGGGACGAGCGAGTTGAGGTAGTTCTCCAGGTAGGTGTAACCGTTCGGAGCGACCTTCTGCGCGTCGGACGGGTCGTTCGGGTCCAGGCCGTTCGCCGTCTCCCACCAGTCCGGGATGCCGTCGTGGTCGGAGTCCACCGGCGCCTCGGTCTGCACGAGCTCCGGGTAACCGCCGACCTCCTTCTGCGAGTTGATCAGCCGGCCGGTGCCGTTGCGGACCTCCTCGACGACCCGGGCGTCGGCCGCGTCGCGCTTCGGCAGGATCGCGCCGGCGTTGGCCAGCACCGCGTCGTACGCCTTCGCGGCCGCCTGGATGTCGCCGCGGCCCGGGATCGGCTGCGGCTCGGTCAGCTCGACGATGCCGCCGATCGGGTAGCGGATGCCGCGCCGGTTGTGGGCGGTGACGTCCGGGTGGCCCTCGACCTGGTTGCCGGCGACGTACCACTGGCCGCCCCGGTTCGCACTCAGGACGACGGGCGCGACCTCGCCCAGCGTGGTCGGACCGGGCTTGTAGAAGTTGTTCATGATGTTGATGCCGTTGGCCCACTCACCGCCGTACACCGAGGTGTAGCCGTGGTCGTAGACCACGTTGTTGTAGTGGTCGACCTCGAGGTTGATGCCCTCGGTGTAGCCGAAGCGCGGCTGCCGGCCGCCCTGGTGGGCGATCAGGTTGTGGTGGTACGTGTTCCGCTCGCCGCCCCAGATCCCGCCGTACCCGTGCCGGTTCTTCGGGTGCGCGGACAGCGCCAGCCCTTCGGACACGATGCACCACTGGACGGTGACGTCGAAGTTCCCGTACGGCGAGAGGCACTCGTCGACCGCCCAGCTGAACGAGCAGTGGTCGATGATCAGGTTGCGGATCTCCGGGCTCACCGAGCCGGGCACGTTGGTGTTGAACGAGTCGTCCGCGATCTCGTTCTCGTCGCCGAGACGGAACCGGACGTAGCGGATCACGATGTCGTGGGCACTGCCCTTGATCCCGGTGCTGTGACCGGCCACGCAGATGCCGCCACCAGGAGCGGTCTGTCCGGCGATGGTCAGGTTGTTGCCGGCGATCTGCAGGCCGGTTTCCAACTGGATCGTGCCAGAGACCCGGAACACGATGGTCCGGTTGGAGCCGGAGACGGCGTCACGGAGCGACCCGGGTCCGGAATCGGCCAGCGTGGTCACTTCGTACACGGATCCGCCGCGGCCGCCGGTGGCCCACTTGCCGGCGCCCTCGGCACCGGGGAAGGCGGGCAGCCGGTCATCGGTGCTGACCGCGGACTTGGCAGTCGCCGTCGGCGTGATGCCCAGGGACGCGACGCCGATGGCGGCAGCGGTCGTTCCGACGAAGCCACGTCGGGACCAGCCGGGCGGCGTCGGGGGCGGCTCCGCGGCTGATCGGGTGTCCGGGGAGGTTTCGGTCATCGTCCATGCCTCGCTTTCGGCAGGGGGCGGCGGCTGCTGAGTCGCGCAGTCTGAATATCTAGTCAAGTCCGAATGGAACGACGGCCCTCATGGTCACGGAGGTTACGAGCCGATGTCAAGGGCGTGACGCCGAGAAATTGCAATCGTTTGCACGCGGGAGATTGTGAGTCCGCAATCGTTTGCACTGAACTCTTGCCCCGACGTCCGGCGCGGTGGTTACCTTGCCTGCATGCCCTTGCGCCCACTCCCCCTCGGTAGCACGAAACTCAGCGGCGGGTTCTGGCTGGACCGGCAGCGCACCAACCGCGACACGACCATCCCGGCAGCGGCGGAGCGGCTCGAGGAAGTCGGCACGCTCCGGAACTTCCGCGCTGCGGCCGGGCAAGAAGCGGCTGGGTTCGCCGGCAAGCTCTTCGCCGACACGGACGTCTACAAATGGCTCGAGGCAGTCGCCTGGGAACAGGCCCGCGAGCCGTCCGCCGACCTCGCCGGATGGCAGTCCGGCGCGAGCGCGTTGGTCGCGGCGGCGCAGGAGCCCGACGGATATCTGAACACCCACACCCGCCTGGCGCTCGGCGGTCAGCGCTACGGCGACCTGGAGAAGGGCCACGAGCTGTACTGCGCGGGCCACCTGTTGCAGGCAGCCGTCGCGCAGGTCCGTGCGACCGGGGATCGCACCCTGCTCGACGTCGCCTGCCGGTTCGCGGATCACCTGTGCAAGACATTCGGGCCGGGCCGGCTGGAGGGTGTCGACGGTCATCCGTTGATCGAGATGGCGCTCGTCGACCTCTATCGCGAGACCGGCACAGCGGCGTACCTGGAGCTGGCGTCGTACTTCGTCGAGGCCCGTGGCCACGGGTTGCTCACTCCCCCGGGCCACCATGGGCCGGCGTACTTCCAGGATCACTTGCCGGTGCGCCAGGTCCGCACGATCGCCGGCCACGCGGTCCGGGCGCTGTACCTCGCGGCCGGCGCGACCGATGTCGCGGTCGAGACGTCGGATGCCGAGTTGCTCGAGGCGTTGCAGACGACATGGCAGACGATGGTCGAGAGTCAGATGTACCTGACCGGTGGCGTCGGGTCGCGCTGGTACGGCGAGGCGTTCGGCGACCCGTTCGAGCTGCCACCGGACGCGGCGTACTGCGAGACCTGCGCCGCGATCGCCGGCGTGCAGTGGAGCTGGCGGTTGCTGCTGGCAACGGGTGAGAGCAAGTACGCCGACCTGATCGAGCGGACGCTCTACAACGCGGTGATCTCCGGTGTCTCGCTCACCGGCGACCGGTTCTTCTACGTGAACACGTTGAAGGTCCGGGCCGATGCCTTCGCCGACGATCAACGGTCCGCGGTCGGCGGCCGGCAGCCCTGGTTCGGTACCGCGTGCTGCCCGCCGAATGTGATGCGGACGCTGTCGTCGCTGGATCAGCTGGTTGCGACCTCGGACGACGACGGCGTACAGGTGCAGCTGTACGCACCGGCTTCGGTGGCCGCTGACATTCCTGTCGGCCACGTGGGGTTCGAGGTAGCGACGGAATACCCGTGGCACGGCACGGTGCGGGTGCGGATCACGTCGGCGCCGGACGAGCCGTGGACGCTCGGGCTTCGGATCCCGGCCTGGGCGGACAGCCATCGGGTGACGATCAACGGGTTCGAAGGGCCGTTGCGGCGGGTGTGGTCGGTAGGCGATGAGGTCGTGCTCGAGTTGCCGGTCGCGGCCCGCCGTACCAGGCCCGATGAGCGGATCGACTCGGTGCGCGGGTGCGTCGCGATCGAGCGCGGTCCGCTGGTCTACTGCTTCGAGCAGCAGGACGCCGACGTCGTACTCGACTCGGCGGTGGTGGCGGCTGGTGAGCTGATCGAGCGGGAGCAGCCGGAGTTGCTCGGTGGTGTGACGACGGTCGAGGTCCCGGGCCGCGATGGGCCGCTGACTGCGATCCCCTACTACGCCTGGGCGAACCGGACGGTCGGAACGATGACGGTGTGGATCCGGGAGATCGCGTGAACTACTGGGAAGATCCGGGTCCCGGGTACGGCGCGCTGGCGCCGCGGGCCGCCGTACGGTCGGATGCTCCCCGGTTGAGCCTGAACGGGCAGTGGCGGTTCCGGTTGGCGCCGTCCGTGGCTGCGGCTGCGGAAGGTTTCGAGGCCGTGGACTTCGACGACTCGGACTGGGATTGGCTGCCGGTGCCATCGTCGTGGCCGATGCACGGGCACGGGAGTCCGGCGTACACGAACCAGAAGTACCCGTTCCCGGTGGACCCGCCGTGCGTGCCGGACGAGAACCCGACCGGCGACCATCGGCTCGTGTTCGAGCTGCCGGCTTCCTGGAGCGGGCCGTCGGTACTGCGGTTCGACGGCGTGGACTCGTGCGCGCGGGTGTGGCTGAACGGGGTCGAGCTCGGCGTGACGCGAGGTTCTCGGCTGCCGGCCGAGTTCGCGGTCGACGACGTGTTGCGGGCGGGGCGGAACGTGCTGGCGGTGCGGGTGCATCAGTGGTCGTCAGGTTCGTACCTCGAGGACCAGGACATGTGGTGGCTGCCGGGGATCTTCCGGGACGTCACGCTGATCTCGCAACCGGTGGACGTCTTCGTCCACGCGGACTATGCGGACGGCGCCGGGTTGTTGCTCGTGGAGTCGGTGCCCGGTGCGGTGGTGCGGATCCCGTCGTTGGACGCGGCGGTGCCCTGTGGGGAGTCGGTGACGATCCCAGGCGTCGAACCGTGGTCGGCGGAGGTGCCGCGGTTGTACGACGCGGTCGTGGAGCTGCCGGGTCAGCGGGTTTCGTTGCGGATCGGGTTCCGGACCGTGGAGATCGTCGACGGGGTACTGCGGGTCAACGGGCGGCGGATCGTGTTCCGCGGAGTGAACCGGCATGAGCACGATCCGGTGTTCGGTCGCGCCGTACCTCATCAGCGGATGCGCGAAGAACTGCTGGTGATGAAGCGGCACAACATCAACGCGATCCGGACCAGTCATTATCCGCCGGACTCGCGGTTGCTGGAGCTGTGCGACGAGCTCGGGTTCTGGGTGATGGACGAGTGCGACTACGAGACCCACGGGTTCTTCCTGCTCGACTGGCGCGGGAACCCGGCCGACGACCCGCGGTTCCTGGACGCCTCGCTGGACCGGATGCGGCGGACGGTCGAGCGGGACAAGAACCATCCGTGCGTCGTGATGTGGTCGCTGGGCAACGAGGCCGGCGTCGGGTCGAATCTCACGGCGATGGCTGCGTGGACCCGCGATCGCGATCCGTCGCGGCCGGTGCACTACGAGGGCGATCTGACGTGTGCGGATGTGGATGTGTACAGCCGGATGTACGCGTCGCATGCCGAGGTGGAGGCGATCGGGAAGCGGGCCGAGAAGCCGCTCGACGATCCTGCGTTGGATGCTCGGCGGCGGGCGATGCCGTTCGTGCTGTGTGAGTATTCGCATGCCGGGGGCAACGGTCCGGGCGGGTTGCCGGAGTACGAGGCGCTGTTCGATGCGTACGAACGGTGCCAGGGCGGGTTCCTGTGGGAGTGGATGGAGCACGGGATCCTGCGGGCCGATGGTTCCTACGGCTACGGCGGCGACTTCGGCGAAGAACTCCACGACGGCACCTATGTCCTGGACGGTCTCGTCTTCCCCGACCTCAGTCCGCAGCCGGTCCTGGCCGAGGTCCACAAGGTCTACGAGCCCGTCCGCATGTCTATTGCCGACGAGACCCTCACGATCACCAACAGGTACGACGTCCGCGACACGAGCCATCTCGCTCTCCACTGGGATGCGGCCGACGAGGGCATCGTCGTCGCGCGTGGCACCCTGGACGTCCCCGTCATCCCGGCCGGTCAGTCCGCAACGCTGAAGCTTCCCGCCCTGCCGGCTCAGAACTGCGAACAATGGTTGACGATCCGGGCCGTGCTCGCCGAGGACAGCCCGTGGGCGGCCGCGGGTCACGAGGTCGCATTCACCCAGGCGAGGGTGACACCAGCCATCCCGCACTCACCCGTGGGGAACCGATGGGCGGTGTCGCGGCTTTCGGGGGTTCTGCGGGTTGGCCCGGGGAGGTTTGACCCCGGGACGGGGCGGCTTGTCGGGTTGCATGGGTGGGAGGTTGAGCATGTGCCGTTGGAGCTGTGGCGGGCGCCAACTCAGCATGATGCGCGCACGTGGGACGCGACGACGT from Kribbella sp. NBC_00709 carries:
- a CDS encoding Ig-like domain-containing protein, coding for MTETSPDTRSAAEPPPTPPGWSRRGFVGTTAAAIGVASLGITPTATAKSAVSTDDRLPAFPGAEGAGKWATGGRGGSVYEVTTLADSGPGSLRDAVSGSNRTIVFRVSGTIQLETGLQIAGNNLTIAGQTAPGGGICVAGHSTGIKGSAHDIVIRYVRFRLGDENEIADDSFNTNVPGSVSPEIRNLIIDHCSFSWAVDECLSPYGNFDVTVQWCIVSEGLALSAHPKNRHGYGGIWGGERNTYHHNLIAHQGGRQPRFGYTEGINLEVDHYNNVVYDHGYTSVYGGEWANGINIMNNFYKPGPTTLGEVAPVVLSANRGGQWYVAGNQVEGHPDVTAHNRRGIRYPIGGIVELTEPQPIPGRGDIQAAAKAYDAVLANAGAILPKRDAADARVVEEVRNGTGRLINSQKEVGGYPELVQTEAPVDSDHDGIPDWWETANGLDPNDPSDAQKVAPNGYTYLENYLNSLVPDPVGNPAIRITSPSQNQTIPGRTAPTVTIKADAAAAKGGQLAKVEFFAGDQVIGTASKAPYQIQWKNVADGSYWLTARATDQNGTATQSTAVQIHVNKQVGTTGWTSASVGRPPVPGSGSLDGGILTIKGSGRIYGRTSNFHYVYRKLQVGGAGSVWQLTTRLDKLGKVANGITAGLMIRDTLDPAAPFMYGGVGFGVAGGYGTVNDNAGSAPDTTDDGGMKAQAIRIQTDGPNPSVGPWPWDGTYMDPTKQYWLRLLRRERPQAREVEFEAFISTDQVTWDRFGYEKIMMPSRTFYIGFAVDGGQVDNDLVDYGTAQFSNIALEQQ
- a CDS encoding glycoside hydrolase family 127 protein is translated as MPLRPLPLGSTKLSGGFWLDRQRTNRDTTIPAAAERLEEVGTLRNFRAAAGQEAAGFAGKLFADTDVYKWLEAVAWEQAREPSADLAGWQSGASALVAAAQEPDGYLNTHTRLALGGQRYGDLEKGHELYCAGHLLQAAVAQVRATGDRTLLDVACRFADHLCKTFGPGRLEGVDGHPLIEMALVDLYRETGTAAYLELASYFVEARGHGLLTPPGHHGPAYFQDHLPVRQVRTIAGHAVRALYLAAGATDVAVETSDAELLEALQTTWQTMVESQMYLTGGVGSRWYGEAFGDPFELPPDAAYCETCAAIAGVQWSWRLLLATGESKYADLIERTLYNAVISGVSLTGDRFFYVNTLKVRADAFADDQRSAVGGRQPWFGTACCPPNVMRTLSSLDQLVATSDDDGVQVQLYAPASVAADIPVGHVGFEVATEYPWHGTVRVRITSAPDEPWTLGLRIPAWADSHRVTINGFEGPLRRVWSVGDEVVLELPVAARRTRPDERIDSVRGCVAIERGPLVYCFEQQDADVVLDSAVVAAGELIEREQPELLGGVTTVEVPGRDGPLTAIPYYAWANRTVGTMTVWIREIA
- a CDS encoding glycoside hydrolase family 2 TIM barrel-domain containing protein; protein product: MNYWEDPGPGYGALAPRAAVRSDAPRLSLNGQWRFRLAPSVAAAAEGFEAVDFDDSDWDWLPVPSSWPMHGHGSPAYTNQKYPFPVDPPCVPDENPTGDHRLVFELPASWSGPSVLRFDGVDSCARVWLNGVELGVTRGSRLPAEFAVDDVLRAGRNVLAVRVHQWSSGSYLEDQDMWWLPGIFRDVTLISQPVDVFVHADYADGAGLLLVESVPGAVVRIPSLDAAVPCGESVTIPGVEPWSAEVPRLYDAVVELPGQRVSLRIGFRTVEIVDGVLRVNGRRIVFRGVNRHEHDPVFGRAVPHQRMREELLVMKRHNINAIRTSHYPPDSRLLELCDELGFWVMDECDYETHGFFLLDWRGNPADDPRFLDASLDRMRRTVERDKNHPCVVMWSLGNEAGVGSNLTAMAAWTRDRDPSRPVHYEGDLTCADVDVYSRMYASHAEVEAIGKRAEKPLDDPALDARRRAMPFVLCEYSHAGGNGPGGLPEYEALFDAYERCQGGFLWEWMEHGILRADGSYGYGGDFGEELHDGTYVLDGLVFPDLSPQPVLAEVHKVYEPVRMSIADETLTITNRYDVRDTSHLALHWDAADEGIVVARGTLDVPVIPAGQSATLKLPALPAQNCEQWLTIRAVLAEDSPWAAAGHEVAFTQARVTPAIPHSPVGNRWAVSRLSGVLRVGPGRFDPGTGRLVGLHGWEVEHVPLELWRAPTQHDARTWDATTLDRKSRWTNAGLDRLRYRTVSVDAAGDELTVVMMVGAAATDARVLTTYRWTSDGDALTADVEIEPLGEWTVPWARLGVTFGVPAGFRQVSWFGLGPGQAYPDSRAAARVGQYTSTIDDFQVPYLYPQENGARGNVRWAELSGTPGLLRLTGDPQVALTVRRWTIADLAAAEHPADLTPGDRVWITLDALQHGLGSPTSGAPILPPHDLQARPHRFRFSLG